One genomic region from Augochlora pura isolate Apur16 chromosome 7, APUR_v2.2.1, whole genome shotgun sequence encodes:
- the Centrocortin gene encoding cerebellar degeneration-related protein 2-like isoform X2: protein MSLLSSSIGGVRCLADEDIIREDHNMLQDLQLAAELGKTLLERNKELENIIKLHQSTVEEQAQEIEYMKKQTAALREVNDSRLKIYEQLEVSIQDLERANHRLVIENTSDKKLIKSHCTTIETLEARCEELQKKIDELHEQHESRLRQQSMNQSKNTAQTQTALWKASGTPGGSTQENATAPEEEMTELLRQLQEARNQRAREQKKAADLNQQLATLLQENTALEEQINILRSKAQDVKNLQEEINALEEVRRGHLCGRCLRGMETKTHDEISIMLDQEELDVISMAESVISDSQRDTESLTQDLNHDDSGSIDLKNPYRVLVEKYQALLEVQRRPTPRRKDSVPPMSLQEELEMSGEFNHFQNASLEGELHQESGKSVGVNASRAKSEICGKKPFSATPTDFSEAETSSSGFQDETSNKMTQTEGRPGSFLCSIADGEDCKFSIYDDNSPFESRFRKTPEYRQTFSQIYSVLKRAAEAKEEGEKLPLLVDSTNKTVSQQQSSTLVQEDLPSEATDDNQSVVSSVVASVVSEPPYRIKTPISMNATNEHQNNESTRHENVKHGKIEGKKHGHHLDHLNNGGHISKKSTRKHSNRRLLHTNTPSTIDVIPTTNPTFVSKSNITGKKKFRPFNALEQNGTVCNDFSYANRTKESPCPGRRANVYARNNNEQHNNAFEYRDYKPSSASEDVARLKRLEMSYAEALRLPHKSKSSNRRC, encoded by the exons ATCTGCAGTTAGCTGCAGAACTTGGCAAGACACTGTTGGAACGGAACAAGGAACTAGAGAACATCATCAAGCTTCACCAGTCTACCGTCGAGGAACAGGCACAGGAAATTGAA TATATGAAAAAGCAGACCGCCGCGCTGAGGGAAGTAAATGATTCGCGGCTAAAAATCTACGAACAGTTGGAAGTGAGTATCCAGGATTTAGAACGGGCCAACCATCGTCTTGTCATAGAGAACACCAGCGACAAAAAACTCATCAAAAG CCACTGTACAACAATCGAGACCCTGGAAGCTCGGTGCGAGGAACTCCAGAAGAAAATCGACGAGCTACACGAGCAGCATGAAAGTCGACTTCGGCAACAGAGTATGAACCAATCGAAGAACACCGCGCAAACACAAACTGCACTGTGGAAAGCATCGGGCACGCCGGGTGGCAGCACCCAGGAG AATGCCACCGCACCAGAAGAAGAAATGACCGAATTGCTGAGACAGTTGCAAGAAGCGCGGAATCAAAGAGCGAGGGAGCAAAAGAAAGCTGCGGATCTCAACCAGCAGCTTGCCACCCTGCTCCAAGAGAACACTGCTTTGGAagagcaaataaatattttgcgcAGTAAAGCGCAAGACGTAAAAAATCTGcaggaagaaataaatgcaCTCGAAGAAGTGAG GCGAGGGCATTTGTGTGGAAGATGCCTGCGGGGAATGGAAACAAAAACACACGACGAAATTTCTATAATGTTGGATCAAGAAGAACTAGACGTCATCAGTATGGCAGAATCAGTAATAAGCGATAGTCAACGCGATACCGAGTCATTAACGCAG GACTTGAACCATGACGACAGCGGTTCTATTGATCTGAAGAATCCATACAGAGTTCTCGTGGAGAAATATCAGGCTCTATTAGAGGTTCAAAGACGGCCGACGCCGCGACGGAAGGACAGCGTGCCGCCGATGTCCCTGCAAGAGGAGCTCGAGATGTCGGGCGAGTTCAACCACTTCCAAAACGCGTCGTTAGAGGGAGAGCTGCACCAGGAATCTGGAAAATCCGTAGGCGTGAATGCGTCGCGTGCCAAATCAGAGATTTGCGGCAAGAAACCGTTCTCCGCAACCCCCACAGACTTCTCCGAAGCGGAGACCTCGTCTTCCGGATTCCAGGACGAGACCAGCAACAAGATGACACAAACCGAAGGGAGACCAGGCTCGTTCCTCTGTTCCATCGCCGACGGAGAAGACTGCAAGTTCAGTATATACGACGATAACAGCCCGTTCGAGAGCAGGTTCCGAAAAACGCCAGAATACAGACAGACGTTCAGCCAAATCTACAGTGTCCTAAAACGAGCGGCAGAAGCGAAAGAGGAGGGCGAGAAGTTGCCGCTTCTGGTCGATTCGACGAATAAAACTGTTTCACAGCAACAGTCTTCGACGTTAGTGCAGGAGGACCTGCCCAGCGAGGCCACGGACGACAATCAGAGCGTCGTCTCGTCTGTTGTTGCCTCGGTCGTGTCCGAACCGCCGTACAGGATAAAGACACCGATCTCCATGAACGCGACGAACGAACATCAGAACAACGAGTCCACTCGCCACGAAAACGTTAAACATGGAAAGATCGAGGGCAAAAAGCATGGACATCATTTAGATCATCTCAACAACGGCGGCCACATCTCGAAGAAGTCGACGAGGAAGCATTCGAACAGGAGATTGTTGCACACCAACACGCCGAGCACCATCGACGTGATCCCGACCACGAATCCAACGTTCGTTTCAAAGTCGAACATCACCGGGAAGAAGAAATTCCGACCGTTCAACGCTTTGGAGCAGAACGGCACCGTGTGCAACGATTTCAGTTACGCGAACAGAACGAAGGAATCGCCGTGTCCCGGCAGGCGAGCAAACGTCTACGCCCGAAACAATAACGAGCAGCACAATAACGCTTTCGAGTACAGGGACTACAAGCCGAGCTCCGCCTCGGAAGACGTAGCCCGTCTGAAACGCTTAGAGATGTCTTACGCGGAAGCCCTCCGGTTGCCACACAAATCCAAATCGAGCAATCGTAGATGTTAA
- the Centrocortin gene encoding cerebellar degeneration-related protein 2-like isoform X3, which translates to MANSEDLNDWFVLLTEYSERWTSSDLQLAAELGKTLLERNKELENIIKLHQSTVEEQAQEIEYMKKQTAALREVNDSRLKIYEQLEVSIQDLERANHRLVIENTSDKKLIKSHCTTIETLEARCEELQKKIDELHEQHESRLRQQSMNQSKNTAQTQTALWKASGTPGGSTQENATAPEEEMTELLRQLQEARNQRAREQKKAADLNQQLATLLQENTALEEQINILRSKAQDVKNLQEEINALEEVRRGHLCGRCLRGMETKTHDEISIMLDQEELDVISMAESVISDSQRDTESLTQDLNHDDSGSIDLKNPYRVLVEKYQALLEVQRRPTPRRKDSVPPMSLQEELEMSGEFNHFQNASLEGELHQESGKSVGVNASRAKSEICGKKPFSATPTDFSEAETSSSGFQDETSNKMTQTEGRPGSFLCSIADGEDCKFSIYDDNSPFESRFRKTPEYRQTFSQIYSVLKRAAEAKEEGEKLPLLVDSTNKTVSQQQSSTLVQEDLPSEATDDNQSVVSSVVASVVSEPPYRIKTPISMNATNEHQNNESTRHENVKHGKIEGKKHGHHLDHLNNGGHISKKSTRKHSNRRLLHTNTPSTIDVIPTTNPTFVSKSNITGKKKFRPFNALEQNGTVCNDFSYANRTKESPCPGRRANVYARNNNEQHNNAFEYRDYKPSSASEDVARLKRLEMSYAEALRLPHKSKSSNRRC; encoded by the exons ATCTGCAGTTAGCTGCAGAACTTGGCAAGACACTGTTGGAACGGAACAAGGAACTAGAGAACATCATCAAGCTTCACCAGTCTACCGTCGAGGAACAGGCACAGGAAATTGAA TATATGAAAAAGCAGACCGCCGCGCTGAGGGAAGTAAATGATTCGCGGCTAAAAATCTACGAACAGTTGGAAGTGAGTATCCAGGATTTAGAACGGGCCAACCATCGTCTTGTCATAGAGAACACCAGCGACAAAAAACTCATCAAAAG CCACTGTACAACAATCGAGACCCTGGAAGCTCGGTGCGAGGAACTCCAGAAGAAAATCGACGAGCTACACGAGCAGCATGAAAGTCGACTTCGGCAACAGAGTATGAACCAATCGAAGAACACCGCGCAAACACAAACTGCACTGTGGAAAGCATCGGGCACGCCGGGTGGCAGCACCCAGGAG AATGCCACCGCACCAGAAGAAGAAATGACCGAATTGCTGAGACAGTTGCAAGAAGCGCGGAATCAAAGAGCGAGGGAGCAAAAGAAAGCTGCGGATCTCAACCAGCAGCTTGCCACCCTGCTCCAAGAGAACACTGCTTTGGAagagcaaataaatattttgcgcAGTAAAGCGCAAGACGTAAAAAATCTGcaggaagaaataaatgcaCTCGAAGAAGTGAG GCGAGGGCATTTGTGTGGAAGATGCCTGCGGGGAATGGAAACAAAAACACACGACGAAATTTCTATAATGTTGGATCAAGAAGAACTAGACGTCATCAGTATGGCAGAATCAGTAATAAGCGATAGTCAACGCGATACCGAGTCATTAACGCAG GACTTGAACCATGACGACAGCGGTTCTATTGATCTGAAGAATCCATACAGAGTTCTCGTGGAGAAATATCAGGCTCTATTAGAGGTTCAAAGACGGCCGACGCCGCGACGGAAGGACAGCGTGCCGCCGATGTCCCTGCAAGAGGAGCTCGAGATGTCGGGCGAGTTCAACCACTTCCAAAACGCGTCGTTAGAGGGAGAGCTGCACCAGGAATCTGGAAAATCCGTAGGCGTGAATGCGTCGCGTGCCAAATCAGAGATTTGCGGCAAGAAACCGTTCTCCGCAACCCCCACAGACTTCTCCGAAGCGGAGACCTCGTCTTCCGGATTCCAGGACGAGACCAGCAACAAGATGACACAAACCGAAGGGAGACCAGGCTCGTTCCTCTGTTCCATCGCCGACGGAGAAGACTGCAAGTTCAGTATATACGACGATAACAGCCCGTTCGAGAGCAGGTTCCGAAAAACGCCAGAATACAGACAGACGTTCAGCCAAATCTACAGTGTCCTAAAACGAGCGGCAGAAGCGAAAGAGGAGGGCGAGAAGTTGCCGCTTCTGGTCGATTCGACGAATAAAACTGTTTCACAGCAACAGTCTTCGACGTTAGTGCAGGAGGACCTGCCCAGCGAGGCCACGGACGACAATCAGAGCGTCGTCTCGTCTGTTGTTGCCTCGGTCGTGTCCGAACCGCCGTACAGGATAAAGACACCGATCTCCATGAACGCGACGAACGAACATCAGAACAACGAGTCCACTCGCCACGAAAACGTTAAACATGGAAAGATCGAGGGCAAAAAGCATGGACATCATTTAGATCATCTCAACAACGGCGGCCACATCTCGAAGAAGTCGACGAGGAAGCATTCGAACAGGAGATTGTTGCACACCAACACGCCGAGCACCATCGACGTGATCCCGACCACGAATCCAACGTTCGTTTCAAAGTCGAACATCACCGGGAAGAAGAAATTCCGACCGTTCAACGCTTTGGAGCAGAACGGCACCGTGTGCAACGATTTCAGTTACGCGAACAGAACGAAGGAATCGCCGTGTCCCGGCAGGCGAGCAAACGTCTACGCCCGAAACAATAACGAGCAGCACAATAACGCTTTCGAGTACAGGGACTACAAGCCGAGCTCCGCCTCGGAAGACGTAGCCCGTCTGAAACGCTTAGAGATGTCTTACGCGGAAGCCCTCCGGTTGCCACACAAATCCAAATCGAGCAATCGTAGATGTTAA
- the Centrocortin gene encoding cerebellar degeneration-related protein 2-like isoform X1, with the protein MNGPSVDVVWDPQTQMNSLESWDYSIELSCLQGPEDLQLAAELGKTLLERNKELENIIKLHQSTVEEQAQEIEYMKKQTAALREVNDSRLKIYEQLEVSIQDLERANHRLVIENTSDKKLIKSHCTTIETLEARCEELQKKIDELHEQHESRLRQQSMNQSKNTAQTQTALWKASGTPGGSTQENATAPEEEMTELLRQLQEARNQRAREQKKAADLNQQLATLLQENTALEEQINILRSKAQDVKNLQEEINALEEVRRGHLCGRCLRGMETKTHDEISIMLDQEELDVISMAESVISDSQRDTESLTQDLNHDDSGSIDLKNPYRVLVEKYQALLEVQRRPTPRRKDSVPPMSLQEELEMSGEFNHFQNASLEGELHQESGKSVGVNASRAKSEICGKKPFSATPTDFSEAETSSSGFQDETSNKMTQTEGRPGSFLCSIADGEDCKFSIYDDNSPFESRFRKTPEYRQTFSQIYSVLKRAAEAKEEGEKLPLLVDSTNKTVSQQQSSTLVQEDLPSEATDDNQSVVSSVVASVVSEPPYRIKTPISMNATNEHQNNESTRHENVKHGKIEGKKHGHHLDHLNNGGHISKKSTRKHSNRRLLHTNTPSTIDVIPTTNPTFVSKSNITGKKKFRPFNALEQNGTVCNDFSYANRTKESPCPGRRANVYARNNNEQHNNAFEYRDYKPSSASEDVARLKRLEMSYAEALRLPHKSKSSNRRC; encoded by the exons ATCTGCAGTTAGCTGCAGAACTTGGCAAGACACTGTTGGAACGGAACAAGGAACTAGAGAACATCATCAAGCTTCACCAGTCTACCGTCGAGGAACAGGCACAGGAAATTGAA TATATGAAAAAGCAGACCGCCGCGCTGAGGGAAGTAAATGATTCGCGGCTAAAAATCTACGAACAGTTGGAAGTGAGTATCCAGGATTTAGAACGGGCCAACCATCGTCTTGTCATAGAGAACACCAGCGACAAAAAACTCATCAAAAG CCACTGTACAACAATCGAGACCCTGGAAGCTCGGTGCGAGGAACTCCAGAAGAAAATCGACGAGCTACACGAGCAGCATGAAAGTCGACTTCGGCAACAGAGTATGAACCAATCGAAGAACACCGCGCAAACACAAACTGCACTGTGGAAAGCATCGGGCACGCCGGGTGGCAGCACCCAGGAG AATGCCACCGCACCAGAAGAAGAAATGACCGAATTGCTGAGACAGTTGCAAGAAGCGCGGAATCAAAGAGCGAGGGAGCAAAAGAAAGCTGCGGATCTCAACCAGCAGCTTGCCACCCTGCTCCAAGAGAACACTGCTTTGGAagagcaaataaatattttgcgcAGTAAAGCGCAAGACGTAAAAAATCTGcaggaagaaataaatgcaCTCGAAGAAGTGAG GCGAGGGCATTTGTGTGGAAGATGCCTGCGGGGAATGGAAACAAAAACACACGACGAAATTTCTATAATGTTGGATCAAGAAGAACTAGACGTCATCAGTATGGCAGAATCAGTAATAAGCGATAGTCAACGCGATACCGAGTCATTAACGCAG GACTTGAACCATGACGACAGCGGTTCTATTGATCTGAAGAATCCATACAGAGTTCTCGTGGAGAAATATCAGGCTCTATTAGAGGTTCAAAGACGGCCGACGCCGCGACGGAAGGACAGCGTGCCGCCGATGTCCCTGCAAGAGGAGCTCGAGATGTCGGGCGAGTTCAACCACTTCCAAAACGCGTCGTTAGAGGGAGAGCTGCACCAGGAATCTGGAAAATCCGTAGGCGTGAATGCGTCGCGTGCCAAATCAGAGATTTGCGGCAAGAAACCGTTCTCCGCAACCCCCACAGACTTCTCCGAAGCGGAGACCTCGTCTTCCGGATTCCAGGACGAGACCAGCAACAAGATGACACAAACCGAAGGGAGACCAGGCTCGTTCCTCTGTTCCATCGCCGACGGAGAAGACTGCAAGTTCAGTATATACGACGATAACAGCCCGTTCGAGAGCAGGTTCCGAAAAACGCCAGAATACAGACAGACGTTCAGCCAAATCTACAGTGTCCTAAAACGAGCGGCAGAAGCGAAAGAGGAGGGCGAGAAGTTGCCGCTTCTGGTCGATTCGACGAATAAAACTGTTTCACAGCAACAGTCTTCGACGTTAGTGCAGGAGGACCTGCCCAGCGAGGCCACGGACGACAATCAGAGCGTCGTCTCGTCTGTTGTTGCCTCGGTCGTGTCCGAACCGCCGTACAGGATAAAGACACCGATCTCCATGAACGCGACGAACGAACATCAGAACAACGAGTCCACTCGCCACGAAAACGTTAAACATGGAAAGATCGAGGGCAAAAAGCATGGACATCATTTAGATCATCTCAACAACGGCGGCCACATCTCGAAGAAGTCGACGAGGAAGCATTCGAACAGGAGATTGTTGCACACCAACACGCCGAGCACCATCGACGTGATCCCGACCACGAATCCAACGTTCGTTTCAAAGTCGAACATCACCGGGAAGAAGAAATTCCGACCGTTCAACGCTTTGGAGCAGAACGGCACCGTGTGCAACGATTTCAGTTACGCGAACAGAACGAAGGAATCGCCGTGTCCCGGCAGGCGAGCAAACGTCTACGCCCGAAACAATAACGAGCAGCACAATAACGCTTTCGAGTACAGGGACTACAAGCCGAGCTCCGCCTCGGAAGACGTAGCCCGTCTGAAACGCTTAGAGATGTCTTACGCGGAAGCCCTCCGGTTGCCACACAAATCCAAATCGAGCAATCGTAGATGTTAA